The Corynebacterium sp. SCR221107 genome includes the window CGGTTCATATCCACAACAAATTCATCGCGACCACTCGGAAAAACAACGCACCGAGTAGACAACCTGAGCATTATCGCACAATCGCCCGCAAGGTTTCAAGTTTTTCTTTTGCTTTCCGACGCCTACGGCATGCGCCTTGGGGCACCGCCCCTGCGAGGGGTTACCCCTGATAATTAGTGTTTTTAGGGGGAAAGTTGTGATTTTTGGGTTCAGGGGTGATAAGAATGCAAGTGTCAATCCCCACGGGCACCCATGGCATGGGCTGAGATCGCGCTGACGCCGCGCGAGCACCGTATGAACCTGTCTGGTTAGCACCAGCGAAGGAAGAGAGGATGCGCATGACGCACACCCCTGCCACCCATCTGTCGGTAAGCGAAATCCTTGCTCAAGAAGCGCGCGAGATCCATCCCAAGCACAAATTCGACCCGCTCGTCGTCGGCGATCTCAGCGTGCCGCGCACCCGCATCAATCTCGATGACTCTCCCACCGGCCCCAATGAACCCTTCCACATCTACCGCACCCGCGGACCGGTTAGCGACCCGGCCAAAGGTCTGCCCGGACTGCGATCCACATGGATTGCCGAGCGCGGCGACGTCGAGGAATACACGGGCCGCGAGCGCAACCTGCTCGACGACGGAAAACGCGCGCTGCGCCGCGGCCAAGCAAGCCAGGAATGGCAGGGCCCCCGGCGACCCGTCCTGCGCGCAGCCTCCGGGAAGACGGTCACGCAAATGCACTACGCGCGCCAGGGTTTTATCACCAAGGAGATGGAGTTCGTCGCGCTGCGCGAAAACGTCGAACCCGAGTTTGTGCGCTCCGAGATCGCCCGCGGCCGCGCCATCATCCCCAACAACATCAACCACCCCGAGTCCGAGCCGATGATCATTGGTCGGAAGTTCCTGACCAAAATCAACGCCAACATCGGCAACTCCGCTCTCACCTCCTCGATCCAGGAGGAGGTCTCCAAGCTGCGCTGGGCCACCCGCTGGGGTGCCGACACCGTCATGGACCTGTCCACCGGCAATGACATCCACACCACCCGCGAATGGATCATCCGCAACTCGCCGGTGCCGATCGGCACGGTGCCGATCTACCAGGCACTCGAAAAGGTCGACGGCATTGCGGAAGCGCTGACCTGGGAAATCTTCCGCGACACCGTCATCGAGCAGTGCGAGCAGGGAGTGGACTACATGACCATTCACGCCGGAGTGCGCCTGCCGTTTATCCCGCTGACCACCAAGCGCGTGACCGGCATCGTCTCTCGTGGCGGCTCCATCATGGCCGGCTGGTGTCTTGCCCACCACAAGGAATCCTTCCTCTACGACAACTTCGACGAGCTGTGCTCCATCTTCGCCGCCTACGACGTCGCCTTCTCCCTCGGCGATGGCCTGCGCCCCGGCTCGCTTGCCGACGCTAACGACGCCGCCCAATTCGCCGAACTAAAAACTATCGGCGAACTAACCCGCCGCGCCTGGGAGCACGACGTCCAGGTCATGGTGGAAGGACCTGGACACGTTCCACTGAACATGGTCCAACACAACAACGAGCTCGAACAGGACTGGTGCGGCGACGCCCCCTTCTACACGCTCGGCCCCCTCGTCACCGACATCGCGCCAGGCTACGACCACATCACCTCCGCTATCGGCGCCGCCCACATTGCCATGGGAGGAACTGCGATGCTGTGCTACGTCACGCCAAAGGAACACCTGGGTCTGCCCAACCGCGACGACGTCAAGACCGGCGTCATCACCTACAAACTCGCCGCCCACGCCGCAGATGTGGCCAAGGGACACCCCGGCGCGCGCGAATGGGACGACGCCATGAGCAAGGCCCGCTTCGAATTCCGCTGGCACGACCAGTTCGCATTATCGCTTGACCCGGAAACAGCCGAGGCCTACCACGACGAGACGCTGCCGGCCGAACCTGCAAAGACCGCGCACTTTTGCTCCATGTGCGGACCAAAGTTCTGCTCCATGCGCATCAGTCAGGACATCCGCGACACCTTCGCAGGCGAGATCGAAGGTCAGCTAGGCATGCCGACGTTCCCGGCCCCAAGTGCGGGTA containing:
- the thiC gene encoding phosphomethylpyrimidine synthase ThiC, whose translation is MTHTPATHLSVSEILAQEAREIHPKHKFDPLVVGDLSVPRTRINLDDSPTGPNEPFHIYRTRGPVSDPAKGLPGLRSTWIAERGDVEEYTGRERNLLDDGKRALRRGQASQEWQGPRRPVLRAASGKTVTQMHYARQGFITKEMEFVALRENVEPEFVRSEIARGRAIIPNNINHPESEPMIIGRKFLTKINANIGNSALTSSIQEEVSKLRWATRWGADTVMDLSTGNDIHTTREWIIRNSPVPIGTVPIYQALEKVDGIAEALTWEIFRDTVIEQCEQGVDYMTIHAGVRLPFIPLTTKRVTGIVSRGGSIMAGWCLAHHKESFLYDNFDELCSIFAAYDVAFSLGDGLRPGSLADANDAAQFAELKTIGELTRRAWEHDVQVMVEGPGHVPLNMVQHNNELEQDWCGDAPFYTLGPLVTDIAPGYDHITSAIGAAHIAMGGTAMLCYVTPKEHLGLPNRDDVKTGVITYKLAAHAADVAKGHPGAREWDDAMSKARFEFRWHDQFALSLDPETAEAYHDETLPAEPAKTAHFCSMCGPKFCSMRISQDIRDTFAGEIEGQLGMPTFPAPSAGIGDDGASAVAAAHHAAEQGMAAKAEEFRAQGSTLYHTVRATDV